From Candidatus Saccharimonadales bacterium, a single genomic window includes:
- a CDS encoding DNA polymerase III subunit alpha yields the protein MHLHNHTHYSVLDGLQKVPEMLDRIKECGMEAVAITDHGTLSATVEFVKSAQERGIKPIVGIETYVAARTIADRDPSKDKARYHLILLAMNQQGYLNLMRLSTIANLEGMYYKPRIDHLLLERYNEGLICLSGCLGGELGELFSQDQDEKAYEIAKWYRSIFGDRYYLEMQDSGHPKHPKHSKDQAKLNKKLQKLAKDLDLPLVVTTDAHYCKPEDKEAHEILLCVQTTANLNDKGRFSMDDYDLFVESSSNIINRWGEEYAEAVLNTRKIADRCSVELKFGETLIPKFDVPEGYTEKQYLDELVYQGLAARYGNVERNEAKLLTIPKAKTTLTKEVLERAEYELGVIDRMGFNGYFLVVQDFINWGKDHDIVFGPGRGSAAGSLVSYALRITDLDPLAYGLLFERFLNPDRISMPDIDIDIQDTRRDEVIAYCTEKYGRDRVSNIVTFGTMAARAAIRDVARVIEVSYAEADRLAKMIPPPVQGHHTPLSTHIQKEPDLKAEYENNPTSKKVIDLAIKLEGTIRSRGVHAAGVVIAPDELVKFIPLEMSQKGAVATQFSFTIVEELGLLKMDFLGLSNLTIVKNAMRIVKKVYGVEIDLEKMPLDDKKTIALCAAGDTTGIFQFESAGMKRYLKELKPTVFDDLIAMGALYRPGPMQFIPAFIDRKLGRKEIEYLHPRMEAALKPTYGVLVYQEQVMQISKDLCGFTGGQADTLRKAIGKKKMDVLQKLRTDFIEGAVKNSGADRKDMEDFWKQLEDFAAYCFNKSHAACYATISYWTAYLKANYPSAFMAALMTSDHGDTDRLAIEISECKRMGIEVLSPDVNQSFGEFGVVPDTHQIRFGMNAVKNVGSGAVEEILRAREAGGEFTSMEDYMRRVNARVVNRKNLESLIKAGAFDRFASRADLLYNLDTILAFGSKLQKEAASGQVNLFGEMLDDTTSAALKLEEAPKQASEQERLQWERELLGLYLSSHPLDRYDTYLDEQSLPLDTLSKEMDGAAVSVGGVVIGIRQISTKNGDKMAFVKLENKTGELELIVFPKVYESVKELLKQDKIVLAKGTLTARDKAGNLVDEYKVLVDSLKEIDGQTAASYEPTGVAYLFEPSKPKKSRAKFRRTTTPVESVAESAPSSTITSRSEPLQIRPQKLYVHVRNPEDHQSLLELKRSFNNYPGKSEAILVLGEDKGSAIKLPFTIEPSTDLLSAIKQLYGEECIALK from the coding sequence GTGCATTTGCACAATCACACACACTACAGTGTGCTCGATGGTCTTCAGAAAGTCCCCGAGATGCTCGACCGCATTAAAGAATGTGGTATGGAAGCTGTAGCCATAACTGACCACGGTACTCTTTCGGCAACCGTCGAGTTTGTTAAGAGCGCACAAGAGCGTGGCATTAAGCCAATCGTTGGTATCGAGACCTACGTGGCCGCCCGAACGATTGCCGATAGAGACCCGAGTAAAGACAAAGCCAGATACCATCTGATCCTGCTTGCTATGAACCAGCAAGGCTATCTGAACCTAATGAGACTCAGCACCATCGCCAACCTCGAGGGTATGTACTACAAGCCACGCATCGACCACTTGTTGCTAGAGAGATACAATGAAGGGTTAATCTGCCTCTCAGGCTGTCTGGGTGGAGAGCTCGGTGAACTCTTCTCGCAGGACCAGGACGAAAAAGCCTATGAGATCGCTAAATGGTATAGATCAATCTTTGGCGATCGATACTATTTGGAGATGCAGGATTCAGGCCATCCGAAGCATCCGAAGCACTCCAAAGATCAAGCAAAGCTGAACAAGAAACTTCAGAAACTAGCCAAAGACCTAGATCTCCCACTCGTCGTTACAACCGATGCCCACTACTGTAAACCCGAGGATAAAGAGGCCCATGAAATCTTACTCTGTGTTCAAACGACCGCCAACCTCAACGACAAAGGACGCTTCAGCATGGATGACTACGACCTCTTCGTTGAGAGCTCATCGAACATTATCAACAGATGGGGAGAAGAATACGCCGAAGCCGTCCTGAACACTCGAAAGATTGCGGACCGCTGTTCAGTCGAGTTGAAGTTCGGTGAGACGCTCATTCCTAAGTTTGATGTCCCTGAGGGCTACACGGAAAAACAGTACCTCGACGAGCTAGTCTACCAGGGTTTAGCTGCACGATATGGTAACGTCGAAAGAAACGAGGCAAAACTGCTGACCATCCCCAAAGCAAAGACTACTTTGACCAAGGAAGTACTTGAGAGGGCAGAGTATGAACTTGGTGTCATCGATAGGATGGGCTTTAACGGTTACTTCCTTGTCGTCCAAGACTTCATAAACTGGGGTAAGGACCATGATATCGTCTTTGGTCCTGGTAGAGGCTCGGCAGCTGGCTCACTTGTCTCGTATGCACTACGCATAACTGACCTCGATCCACTAGCATACGGCTTACTTTTTGAGCGCTTCTTAAATCCTGACCGCATTAGTATGCCTGATATTGATATTGATATTCAGGATACTCGTCGTGATGAGGTCATTGCCTACTGTACGGAGAAATACGGTCGTGACAGAGTATCAAACATAGTCACTTTCGGTACAATGGCTGCAAGAGCAGCAATCCGCGACGTTGCTCGGGTCATTGAAGTCTCATACGCCGAGGCAGACCGACTCGCAAAGATGATCCCGCCTCCTGTTCAGGGCCACCACACACCACTAAGTACGCATATCCAGAAAGAGCCCGACCTTAAGGCTGAGTACGAAAACAACCCAACAAGCAAGAAAGTCATCGATCTTGCCATCAAACTAGAAGGCACCATCCGTTCTCGTGGTGTCCACGCTGCTGGAGTTGTGATAGCACCCGACGAACTGGTCAAGTTTATTCCTCTAGAAATGTCACAAAAGGGCGCCGTAGCAACGCAATTCTCGTTCACAATAGTTGAAGAACTAGGCCTTCTTAAGATGGACTTTTTGGGCTTAAGCAACCTTACTATCGTAAAGAATGCCATGCGCATCGTTAAGAAAGTCTACGGCGTTGAGATCGACCTAGAGAAAATGCCGCTCGATGATAAGAAGACGATCGCCTTGTGCGCAGCAGGTGACACTACAGGCATTTTCCAGTTTGAATCAGCTGGTATGAAGCGCTATCTAAAAGAACTCAAGCCGACCGTCTTCGACGATCTAATTGCTATGGGCGCACTCTACCGACCAGGTCCGATGCAGTTTATCCCAGCTTTTATCGATCGAAAGCTCGGGAGGAAGGAGATTGAGTATCTCCACCCGAGAATGGAGGCGGCCCTCAAACCTACATATGGAGTCCTTGTTTACCAGGAACAGGTCATGCAGATAAGTAAGGACCTTTGTGGTTTCACCGGTGGACAGGCCGACACTCTCCGTAAGGCTATCGGTAAGAAGAAGATGGATGTCTTGCAGAAACTGAGAACCGACTTCATTGAAGGTGCCGTCAAGAATAGTGGCGCCGATAGAAAGGACATGGAAGACTTCTGGAAACAACTTGAAGACTTCGCAGCCTACTGTTTCAACAAGTCGCATGCGGCCTGTTATGCAACGATCTCATACTGGACCGCCTATCTTAAAGCAAACTACCCTTCGGCCTTCATGGCTGCCCTGATGACTAGTGACCACGGAGATACTGACCGTCTAGCTATTGAGATCTCCGAGTGCAAGCGGATGGGTATTGAAGTCCTTTCACCTGATGTCAATCAATCTTTTGGTGAATTTGGCGTAGTACCAGATACCCATCAGATCAGATTTGGGATGAACGCTGTTAAGAATGTGGGTAGTGGTGCTGTCGAAGAGATACTGAGAGCTCGCGAGGCCGGTGGAGAGTTCACGTCAATGGAAGACTACATGAGACGTGTGAACGCCCGAGTCGTTAACCGCAAAAACCTTGAGAGCCTGATCAAAGCTGGTGCTTTTGACCGTTTTGCATCTCGTGCTGATCTACTTTACAACCTCGATACCATTCTTGCTTTTGGGAGCAAGCTCCAGAAGGAGGCAGCTAGCGGACAAGTAAACTTGTTCGGGGAGATGCTTGATGATACGACAAGCGCTGCCCTCAAGCTTGAAGAGGCGCCAAAGCAAGCCAGTGAACAGGAGAGGCTACAGTGGGAGCGAGAGCTACTCGGCCTCTACTTATCTAGTCACCCACTTGATCGCTACGATACCTATCTCGATGAACAGTCGTTGCCACTTGACACGCTTAGTAAAGAGATGGACGGGGCCGCCGTTTCTGTCGGTGGTGTCGTTATCGGCATCCGCCAGATCAGCACAAAAAATGGCGACAAGATGGCCTTCGTCAAACTGGAGAATAAGACTGGTGAATTAGAGTTAATAGTCTTCCCCAAGGTCTACGAATCGGTCAAGGAATTACTCAAGCAAGATAAGATCGTTCTAGCCAAAGGCACTCTCACCGCCAGGGATAAAGCCGGAAACCTGGTAGACGAATACAAAGTACTCGTTGACAGCTTGAAGGAGATAGATGGTCAGACGGCCGCTTCTTATGAGCCGACCGGCGTGGCCTATTTATTTGAGCCCTCTAAGCCCAAAAAGTCCAGAGCCAAGTTTCGACGTACCACCACACCAGTTGAGTCAGTTGCCGAATCAGCACCCAGCAGCACTATAACGAGCCGGAGTGAACCGCTCCAGATAAGGCCCCAGAAGCTCTACGTCCACGTCCGAAATCCAGAAGATCACCAATCTCTTCTTGAGTTAAAGCGCTCATTCAACAACTACCCTGGAAAATCTGAAGCCATACTCGTCCTAGGCGAAGATAAGGGCTCGGCCATTAAGCTACCGTTCACGATCGAGCCGAGCACTGATCTACTCAGCGCCATTAAGCAGCTTTACGGCGAAGAATGTATCGCCCTTAAATAG
- a CDS encoding TrmH family RNA methyltransferase: protein MKTVVVAHNIRSTLNVGSFFRTCDGFGVDRLYLTGYTPYPRVDNDDRLRHIVEGLTDRIHKTALGAENSVPFSHYEDVLELISKLKTEGYTVVGLEQSNRAMDIRSFHPASNEMVALVLGEEVNGIPKVVLDHCPTLIEIPMKGAKESFNVSVALGIALYQLSLSI, encoded by the coding sequence ATGAAAACTGTGGTTGTAGCCCACAATATCAGGAGTACTCTCAATGTCGGTTCGTTCTTTCGTACTTGTGATGGCTTCGGCGTAGACCGTCTATACCTAACGGGGTACACTCCCTACCCTCGTGTCGATAATGACGATCGTCTCAGACATATCGTCGAAGGACTGACGGATAGGATACATAAAACGGCCCTCGGAGCTGAAAATTCGGTACCGTTTAGCCACTACGAGGACGTATTAGAATTGATCTCGAAATTAAAGACTGAGGGATATACGGTCGTTGGATTAGAGCAGAGCAATAGAGCGATGGATATTCGCTCCTTTCACCCAGCTAGTAACGAAATGGTAGCCTTAGTCCTCGGAGAAGAGGTTAACGGCATCCCAAAGGTCGTTCTCGATCACTGCCCGACACTCATCGAGATACCTATGAAGGGCGCAAAAGAGTCATTTAACGTCAGTGTGGCTCTCGGTATAGCCCTCTATCAACTCAGCCTGTCTATTTAA
- a CDS encoding M13 family metallopeptidase, whose amino-acid sequence MTKLHSMRDYGGSLSNSVRPQDDFYSYVNSKWLKENPIPPTESRWGTFLVLRDKTWQDMRAIYNDLQEKKLLSPNSVEQQARDLYYTIMHVDDFSKDHLKLVDSYLKRIDEIKDLNDLATVIGELQAIGISGPWRAMADMDDKDSTRYLFRLGQGGLTLPSRDYYLEDKPEMKAVRKAYTAHLAKVFKRLPGLGESADNFSKQVIDFETSLARHSLPSAELRDVEKNYNKVTFTKLKAGYPNINWPAYASSLGWRPGRDLSVDQPKFLAYVDKLFIESKLESWKTYLKWKFVVTYYSKIDESFAKLRFEFFGKTLTGSRELMPKWQRAVMLIDAVFGQGVGRLYAKRYFPESSKRQILEMVETIRATYKERLKRLKWMDPKTKPLAYKKLANMKVLIGYPDKWRDFSKLEINRESLIGNLIAIERFQNDYYLDRLHKKTSRDEWLMDPQTVNAYHDPNRLVICFPAAILQSPFFDPKAPIVANLAGIGTVIGHELTHGFDDQGCLFDDVGNMRIWQTKKDRAEFAKRAKIIIDQADQFEVLPGLHLIGQLIIGESIADLGGLEIAYETFKKLPKQQQVGEGKLTAEQLFFVAYATTECDVNRPERVREFALRDPHPESRFRVNGMVTHVDGFYDAFRLSENDRLYRPAEKRTKIW is encoded by the coding sequence ATGACAAAACTACACAGTATGCGTGATTACGGTGGTTCTCTTAGTAACTCCGTAAGACCGCAAGATGACTTCTATAGCTATGTAAACAGTAAATGGCTGAAAGAGAACCCCATCCCACCGACCGAGAGCCGTTGGGGTACATTCTTAGTCCTCCGCGACAAGACGTGGCAAGACATGCGGGCAATCTACAATGACCTCCAAGAAAAGAAGCTGTTATCGCCAAACAGCGTTGAGCAACAAGCGCGCGATCTTTACTACACCATTATGCATGTCGACGACTTCAGTAAAGACCACTTAAAGCTCGTCGATAGTTATCTGAAACGTATTGATGAAATTAAAGACCTGAATGACCTGGCAACTGTCATTGGTGAGCTGCAAGCCATCGGTATCAGCGGTCCGTGGCGTGCGATGGCGGATATGGATGATAAGGATAGCACTCGCTATCTCTTTCGGCTGGGTCAAGGGGGCCTGACGCTACCGTCCCGGGACTACTACTTGGAAGATAAGCCCGAAATGAAGGCAGTACGAAAGGCCTATACTGCTCATCTTGCCAAAGTATTTAAGCGGTTACCGGGGCTTGGCGAGAGCGCAGATAATTTTTCGAAACAGGTCATCGACTTTGAAACCAGTCTAGCTCGCCACTCTCTACCAAGTGCGGAACTGCGAGATGTTGAAAAGAACTATAACAAAGTTACCTTTACCAAATTGAAGGCTGGTTACCCAAACATAAACTGGCCGGCATACGCTAGCTCGCTTGGTTGGCGACCTGGTCGTGATCTTAGTGTCGACCAACCAAAGTTCTTGGCCTATGTCGATAAACTATTTATTGAGAGTAAATTAGAGTCCTGGAAGACATACCTCAAATGGAAGTTTGTCGTTACCTATTACAGCAAGATAGATGAGAGTTTCGCCAAGCTTAGGTTTGAATTCTTTGGTAAGACTCTGACGGGCTCTCGTGAGCTCATGCCAAAATGGCAACGAGCTGTCATGCTCATAGACGCGGTCTTCGGACAAGGTGTCGGTAGGCTCTATGCCAAGAGGTACTTTCCAGAGTCGTCAAAGAGGCAGATACTCGAAATGGTCGAGACCATCAGGGCCACCTACAAAGAGCGTCTGAAACGTCTGAAATGGATGGATCCAAAGACAAAACCACTAGCCTATAAGAAGTTGGCTAACATGAAAGTTTTGATCGGCTATCCAGACAAGTGGCGTGATTTCAGTAAGCTTGAGATTAACCGGGAATCCCTCATAGGTAACCTTATAGCTATTGAGCGCTTCCAGAACGACTACTATCTCGACCGGCTTCACAAAAAGACATCACGTGACGAATGGTTAATGGACCCTCAGACAGTCAACGCCTACCACGATCCGAACCGTCTGGTTATCTGCTTTCCAGCAGCTATTCTGCAGTCGCCGTTCTTTGACCCAAAGGCTCCGATTGTCGCCAACTTGGCCGGTATTGGAACAGTCATAGGACACGAGCTGACACATGGTTTTGACGACCAAGGATGCTTGTTTGATGATGTAGGGAACATGCGTATCTGGCAAACGAAGAAAGATCGTGCCGAGTTTGCAAAGCGAGCGAAGATCATTATTGATCAGGCTGATCAGTTTGAAGTTCTGCCCGGGCTTCATCTCATTGGCCAACTAATTATCGGTGAGAGCATCGCTGATCTGGGTGGGCTAGAGATCGCCTATGAGACCTTCAAGAAGCTCCCTAAGCAACAGCAGGTTGGTGAAGGTAAACTAACAGCAGAACAGCTCTTCTTCGTGGCTTACGCAACCACAGAGTGCGACGTGAACCGGCCTGAGCGTGTCCGTGAGTTTGCACTCCGCGATCCGCATCCTGAATCACGGTTTAGGGTCAATGGTATGGTTACGCACGTAGATGGCTTCTATGATGCGTTCAGACTAAGCGAAAATGACAGGCTATATCGCCCTGCTGAGAAACGTACCAAAATCTGGTAG
- a CDS encoding GspE/PulE family protein has product MTDASSQMRFREQEEEATQQRANMLGLLYVDSRNLNDMPLLKGILSVREMYDWKIVPMRDLGEGSLLTFGITIQTSQQVLRELRERFIGRNVEYVMISNLGYKELMRRFDPPKEVHYDDVTIATEGDSATLAEVSKTLDQVRSEDIVNYLIQQAIRLHASDIHLECNRHDVRIRFRVDGALHQIASIGKEKYRMLQSSIASRANISIDAPDAQTGHISEVVQGPDGGEETLNMRIETVPTVYGQDAVLRLFEIDETMMDLDKLRFSKQERQNIDDVIAHPHGLVLVVGPTGSGKSTTLYSILNALNTTQRKIITLEDPVEYAIDGVSQIPVASRKGESFAEKLRAVMRLDPDVIMVGEIRDVDTARTAIQASITGHLVLSTFHATDAPAALSRMIDMIGPNPIFASAIKMIIAQRLVRRLDDKLKQSYTPDERTVEYIKNALKDLPKNAQQPDYTKLTLYKPGKSEENPFGYAGRMMILEQLLVDEAIQGLIRQDVQHIDSTVIQKTAIAQGMMTIQQDGILKALQGLTTLEEINRVI; this is encoded by the coding sequence ATGACCGATGCTAGCAGTCAAATGCGCTTCCGAGAACAAGAAGAGGAAGCTACACAGCAACGGGCTAATATGCTCGGGCTGCTTTACGTTGACTCTCGAAACCTCAATGACATGCCGCTCTTGAAGGGCATCTTGAGCGTTAGGGAGATGTATGACTGGAAGATCGTACCGATGAGAGACCTCGGTGAAGGGAGTCTTTTGACATTCGGTATTACCATTCAGACCTCTCAGCAGGTTCTCCGTGAACTTCGTGAGCGTTTCATCGGCCGCAATGTCGAATACGTCATGATCAGCAATCTCGGCTACAAGGAGCTGATGAGGCGCTTCGACCCGCCAAAAGAGGTCCACTATGATGACGTCACAATCGCCACCGAGGGTGACAGTGCGACACTTGCTGAAGTGTCAAAGACTCTCGACCAAGTGCGCTCAGAGGACATCGTCAACTATCTGATACAGCAGGCAATCCGCCTACACGCCTCCGACATCCATTTGGAATGTAACAGGCATGATGTTCGAATCCGATTTAGGGTTGACGGAGCTCTCCATCAGATCGCCAGTATCGGCAAGGAGAAATATCGAATGCTCCAAAGCTCGATCGCCAGTCGAGCTAACATCTCGATAGACGCTCCCGACGCTCAGACCGGCCATATCTCAGAAGTCGTTCAGGGCCCAGACGGTGGCGAAGAGACTTTGAATATGCGCATCGAGACCGTCCCAACTGTCTATGGACAAGATGCCGTCTTGAGGCTTTTTGAGATCGACGAGACGATGATGGATCTTGATAAGCTGCGCTTCTCGAAGCAAGAACGACAAAACATCGATGACGTCATAGCGCACCCCCATGGACTCGTATTGGTCGTTGGCCCGACTGGTTCCGGTAAATCGACCACGCTCTACTCGATTCTAAACGCTCTTAACACAACTCAGCGGAAGATAATCACCCTTGAGGACCCAGTTGAGTATGCTATCGACGGAGTCAGCCAGATTCCAGTTGCATCGCGAAAAGGGGAGAGCTTTGCAGAGAAGCTGAGAGCCGTCATGCGTCTCGACCCCGACGTTATCATGGTCGGAGAAATTCGTGACGTCGACACCGCACGGACGGCTATCCAAGCTTCAATTACCGGCCACCTTGTCCTTAGCACTTTCCACGCCACCGACGCACCAGCAGCTCTCAGCCGAATGATAGACATGATAGGACCAAACCCAATATTTGCCAGTGCCATCAAGATGATCATTGCCCAGCGCCTAGTGCGAAGGCTCGACGACAAGCTCAAGCAGTCATATACGCCAGACGAGAGAACAGTAGAGTATATCAAGAACGCTCTCAAGGATCTGCCGAAAAATGCTCAGCAACCTGACTACACAAAGCTGACGCTCTATAAACCCGGCAAATCGGAAGAGAACCCATTTGGTTACGCCGGGCGCATGATGATCCTCGAGCAACTACTTGTCGACGAAGCCATTCAAGGCCTAATCAGACAAGACGTACAGCATATCGACAGCACAGTCATTCAAAAGACCGCTATCGCCCAGGGAATGATGACCATCCAGCAGGATGGCATACTCAAAGCCCTCCAAGGCCTCACCACCCTCGAAGAGATCAACCGAGTTATTTAA
- a CDS encoding NADP-dependent malic enzyme, producing MTTKDINSESLELHKRLKGVLTVTPKGELNTREELSLYYTPGVGAVSSYIAEHPHEAKDYLWSNNLVAVVSDGSAVLGLGDIGPEAAMPVMEGKSMIFKHFGRVDAVPIVLDVHTADEIVAAVKAIAPSFGGINLEDIAAPKCFEIEERLKKELTIPIMHDDQHGTAIVVLAGLMNAMKVVGKSLSDTKIVLMGAGAAGVAVARLLHDYANPNIVAVDSKGVVSPDRDDLNPQKKLLASFSHGTDNGRTIQDALKGADIFVGVSVGNLLTRQDIALMNKDAVVVAMANPIPEIYPDEARAGGAKVVATGRSDFPNQVNNALAFPGIFRGALDHKVKAITEQHKVAAAKAIAEFIPNPTPDTIIPSIFAEGLADKIASVIK from the coding sequence ATGACAACCAAAGACATAAACTCAGAATCGCTCGAATTACATAAAAGGTTGAAAGGAGTTCTCACGGTAACGCCGAAGGGTGAACTTAACACTCGTGAGGAGTTGAGTCTCTACTATACGCCTGGGGTCGGAGCGGTTTCGTCCTATATTGCTGAGCATCCTCACGAAGCTAAGGATTACCTGTGGTCCAACAACCTCGTTGCGGTCGTTTCCGATGGCTCGGCAGTGCTAGGTCTTGGCGACATTGGTCCTGAAGCAGCTATGCCGGTCATGGAGGGCAAATCGATGATATTCAAGCACTTCGGACGTGTTGACGCTGTACCGATCGTTCTGGACGTCCACACGGCCGATGAGATAGTGGCAGCAGTTAAAGCTATCGCGCCAAGTTTTGGGGGGATCAACCTCGAAGACATTGCTGCGCCGAAATGTTTTGAGATTGAAGAGAGACTCAAGAAAGAGCTTACCATCCCGATTATGCATGACGACCAGCATGGAACAGCCATAGTGGTCTTGGCGGGCTTAATGAACGCGATGAAGGTGGTTGGTAAATCCCTGTCAGATACTAAGATAGTCCTGATGGGAGCTGGGGCTGCGGGTGTTGCAGTCGCACGCCTCCTCCACGATTACGCCAATCCGAATATTGTCGCTGTAGACAGCAAGGGTGTTGTCAGTCCTGATCGTGACGACCTTAACCCGCAGAAGAAGCTGCTAGCGAGCTTTTCCCACGGCACCGATAACGGCCGAACTATCCAGGATGCCCTTAAAGGGGCTGATATCTTCGTCGGTGTCTCAGTCGGCAACCTTCTTACTCGTCAGGACATTGCTCTTATGAACAAGGACGCTGTGGTGGTTGCTATGGCCAACCCTATACCGGAGATCTACCCAGACGAAGCTCGTGCGGGCGGTGCGAAAGTGGTTGCTACCGGCAGAAGCGACTTTCCGAATCAGGTTAATAACGCGCTCGCCTTTCCCGGAATCTTCCGCGGGGCACTAGACCATAAGGTCAAAGCCATCACCGAGCAGCACAAAGTAGCCGCCGCAAAAGCAATCGCAGAGTTTATTCCAAACCCAACACCTGACACCATCATCCCCTCAATATTTGCTGAAGGCTTGGCTGACAAGATTGCTTCGGTGATTAAATAA
- a CDS encoding ribonuclease HII has translation MVVGVDEVGRGSWAGPVCVAAVILGEKKIDGLRDSKQLSSRERTELANLIKEHARYMRIGWASSIFVDKNGLTAAQRAAAFQALSDLWRVRDIEIILDGNHDYIGDRRVRTIIHGDQTEPAISAASIVAKVARDNFMAAIHNSFPAYGFNTNVGYGTKAHRLALAQYGACQIHRQSYSPIQLLST, from the coding sequence ATGGTTGTGGGGGTTGACGAAGTCGGACGAGGTAGCTGGGCGGGACCAGTTTGCGTTGCTGCAGTTATTCTTGGCGAGAAGAAGATTGATGGTCTTCGGGACTCAAAACAGCTAAGCTCTCGGGAGCGGACTGAACTTGCTAATCTCATTAAGGAACATGCTCGGTATATGCGAATCGGCTGGGCTTCGTCGATATTCGTTGATAAAAACGGCCTTACTGCAGCGCAGCGTGCGGCAGCGTTCCAGGCACTTTCTGATCTCTGGAGAGTAAGAGATATTGAGATTATCCTAGACGGTAACCACGACTATATCGGAGACCGACGGGTTCGGACCATCATCCACGGCGATCAGACGGAACCTGCGATATCAGCAGCCTCGATCGTAGCTAAGGTCGCTCGAGATAACTTTATGGCTGCTATCCATAACAGCTTCCCCGCCTATGGCTTCAACACAAATGTAGGCTACGGGACGAAAGCACATCGTTTGGCCCTTGCGCAGTATGGAGCCTGCCAGATCCATAGGCAGAGCTACTCTCCTATACAGTTACTAAGTACCTGA